GCTCCATCCTCGCAGGGGCAGAGAACCCGTCGCTGTCTCGGCTGTGCTACCGGAGGCTCTGGGGAAGTCGGAATAGGAGAGCACTCATCTTGGGGTGGGCTTACTACTTAGATGCTTTCAGCAGTTATCCGCTCCGCACTTGGCTACCCAGCGTTTACCGTGGGCACAATAACTGGTACACCAGAGGTGCGTCCTTCCCGGTCCTCTCATACTAGGGAAAGGTCCTCTCAATGCTCTAACGCCCACACCGGATATGGACCGAACTGTCTCACGACGTTCTGAACCCAGCTCACGTACCGCTTTAATGGGCGAACAACCCAACCCTTGGAACATACTACAGCCCCAGGTGGCGAAGAGCCGACATCGAGGTGCCAAACCTTCCTGTCGATGTGAGCTCTTGGGGAAGATCAGCCTGTTATCCCTAGAGTAACTTTTATCCGTTGAGCGACGGCCCTTCCACTCGGCACCGTCGGATCACTAATGCCGACTTTCATCCCTGCTCGACGGGTGGGCCCGAGGAAACCTTTGCACGCCTCCGTTACCTTTTGGGAGGCCTACGCCCCATAGAAACTGTCTACCTGAGACTGTCCCTTGGCCCGTAGGTCCTGACACAAGGTTAGAACAACGGGAGATTAGATCTCATAGAGTTCAATTCCCGTTTTCAACCCACgaccaaagaaaaagaatttgaatTACTAATATGCCTATCGTGATTCCCAATACAAGAGTCAAAATAGGGACAAGCATCCATATAATTCCATAGACTTCGTTTAAGGATTTCAATCTGGAAAAAGAATTGATAGCTTGTACTGTTGTTGTATCAATTATCATTTCAACGATCAACTTCCCCCATAATAATATCTATGCTACCTAGTATTGTCATAATATCAgccaatttcattcttttaattaattgaggAAGAATTTGCAAATTGATAAAACCCGACGGGCGAATTTTCCATCTCCAAGGAAAACTACTTTGATCCCTTATTAGAAAAATTCCCAACTCTCCCTTTGGTGCTTCAACTCGAACATAAAGTTCTTGTTTCGGCAATTCAAAGGCGGGAGaagtttttttactaataaatcGATATTCAAAATCATTCCATTCTCGGTTCCTTTCTCTATCAAAACTTCGAGTTTCTAAATTTTCATAAGGCCCCCCTGGAATCCCTTCCAAAACCTGTTGAATAATTTTTACGAATTCCATCATTTCACCAATTCGGACTAAATAACGAGCTAATGAATCCCCTTCTTTTTGCCACTGGACTCCCCAATCAAATTCGTCATAACACTCATAATGATCAACTTTACGAAGATCCCATCGTACTCCGGAAGCTCGTAGCATTGGTCCTGATAAACCCCAATTTATTGCTTCCTCTGCACTAACAATACCTATTCCTTCAACGCGTTCTAAAAAATAGGATTTCGCGTAATAAGTTTTTGATATTCAGCAACTcctgttaaaaaataatcgcaGAAATCCAAACATTTATCTAGCCAGCCATGAGGTAGATCAGCTGCTACTCCTCCGATACGAAAATAATTATGCATCATTCTCATACCAGTGGCAGCTTcgaataaatcatatattaactctctttctctaaaaatatagaagaaagGGGTCTGCCCACCAATATCTGCCATAAAAGGGCCAAGCCATAAGAGATGAGAAGCTATACGACTCAACTCCAACATAATTACTCTGATATAGCTAGCTCTTTTAGGTACTTGAATATTTCCCAACTGTTCCGGTCCATTTATTGTTATCGCTTCTATAAACATAGTAGCTAAATAATCCCAACGTGTTACATAAGGCAAATATTGTATAATTGTTCGGTTTTCCGCAATTTTTTCCATCCCTCCGTGTAAATAACCTAATATTGGTTCGCAGTCAATAACATCTTCACCGTCTAGACTAAGGATGAGTCGAAGAACGCCATGCATTGATGGGTGGTGGGGACCCATATTGACTATCATAAAGTCCTTTCTTGTAGCTGGTACATTCATAGGGGGTTCCTCGATTTATTTTTCCATGAATTACTGAAAACGAAAAGAAGTTCATCAAAATTCAAGTTTAAgatctaataaatcaaataataataaaaaaaagactctTCAAATTAACGAGTTTTTGATTCCCGAATGTtcaactggctaattaattctttataACGTACTCCATTTTTCTTTGCCAAATAAGACAGTAGTCGTTGGCGTTTTCCTAGAATTTTCCGTAAACCTCTTTGAGATAAATAGTCTTTTCTATGTAATTCCAAATGTGAAGTAAGTCTTCGTATCTTATTAGTAAAACTTACTATTTGAAATTCAACGGAtcccttgttttcttttttgtcttcttgTGAAATAATTGAAATGAATGAACTTTTTACCATAAAATGAAATCCCCCTCCTCCCGCCTTTTTAAGATAGTTTTATTGATcagtaataataaataatggaaTGTTAAATAAGAATGTCAGTTTGTTTGAATTTGGTATACACAATAATCTTCAATTCGTTAGGAATTCCTAATTTTGTCAACATTAatcaatccaattttttttttattcggttAGAAATACATAAAGAATGGTATATTTCTTcccttacaaaagaaaaaaaaattatatctatatctaaaaatttaaaacgaaAAATTGGATTGATTCATTTATAGATCAAATTGATACATGGAAAGATCaattataagaattattattattttgcagcACTTGCACATATTAGGAAACAAATACTTAGATTTTGTCGACTAGTATTCTTTTCCGTGAGTCAGGTTGCAATTGAATTCTCCAATCACCCGTGTCCATGACAGGTTCTCCGCCTGGGACAGTGGgccaaccaaaaagaaaaaataatcatattgcATGTTAGAATAGACCCTAAAAACAAAGTCAGGAGCGGCAAGAAGAGTGAAAGCACATCAAGATCATGAAAAATGGAAATCAGTTTATTCAGACttgaatagatttaaaaagaactTCCGTCTAATAGAATGTACTTTATTAAAGAAACCAGCCAAATATGGATGCATAACAAATATACACAAATATTTAGGGCAAGGTGCCAGGATCTTCATGGTGCTTCTAAAACCAAAGAAGCATTCCCTTCTAAGCAAATACTTACTGTCAAACCCCCCTCCCCTTCCCCTCCTGTTCTtgttatttatgtatatatttactTCTCTGAAAGAATAAATATTGTAGGGAGCaagtagaaaacaaaacaaagtcatAAAACAAAGTCCCTGAAAACAATCTCGATAGGCTGCCCCAATGGTGAGGACCATCTGGAGCAGCTACTGCACCAAACATCCACTGCTTCGTTGAGCTCGAAAACCCCCTCCTTCATCCAGCGCCATTAATCCAGCAAACATCATTTCACAGTGTGCACTATTTCTGTAGCCAAATTAATACAATCACCAATGACCCATCAAAAGTTACCCGCCGAAACAAGGAGGAAACTGCTATTTGTCACTTTAAACTTGAttgtttcataaataatttcagTTTTGGGACGAGATTTACGAATGAACTGAAAAGGGTACCGCAATTGTGTTACTcaaatgagaaaacaaaaaaaaaaacatatcaagtcTGGTCCAATTGCTTAACATGCCTCATATTTTCGCACATGAACCAGCCgaatactttttttctttaatgttcgtatcacaaaaaaaaaaaatgaaaaacgaaaaaaagCTTCTCTCCCTTGTGCTATAAAATCTAAAGTGTTTTAGAAATTAGATCTTTTATTTTGCTTCACTAATAATATCAGGCTTAACTTACTGACCCTATAGCTTATGTTTCATCACAGCAGCCTAAATAAGGTTCTAGATAACAGGATATAGGAGTTTACTTGGCTACCCTTCTTTGTAAAATTCTAGCAACGAGCTTCAtggttaattttcttgaacCGGAAGAACCTTCCATTTATGGCTATGGCTATGGCTATGCTCCAAGTATATAAGTGAATTAGTTGCAAACCAGGGGAGCTCCgtgaaaacattacaatagcattgacaaagaaaagaagagaagtccctttaattta
This DNA window, taken from Populus alba chromosome 17, ASM523922v2, whole genome shotgun sequence, encodes the following:
- the LOC118030164 gene encoding LOW QUALITY PROTEIN: NAD(P)H-quinone oxidoreductase subunit 1, chloroplastic (The sequence of the model RefSeq protein was modified relative to this genomic sequence to represent the inferred CDS: inserted 2 bases in 1 codon), whose protein sequence is MIIDTTTVQAINSFSRLKSLNEVYGIIWMLVPILTLVLGITIGILDLRAKGQSQEGLAPRCRLFATWGCSMFQGLGCSPIKAVRELGSERRETVRSISGVGVRALRGPFPSMRGPGRTHLWCTSYCAHEPPVAQPRQRRVLCPCEDGATEVLRIQEKICPSNYHFVLADLNIGVFLWIAISSIAPIGLLMSGYGSNNKYSFLGGLRAAAQSISYEIPLTLCVXYPYLYVRFVETKIFPYSLFLYIGRR